AATAACAGTCTTTGTGAGATACAGGCCTTTGTCAGTTTTAACATGGAATACATCCGCGGAGTTAACAATCTCTAATGCTTTTTCGTTAAGACGTAACTCCGGAGAGAATTGATCTGCCTGATTGAACAGATTCTTTACCAGATCTTTTGCTGTTATTTTCGGAAACCCGGGGGCATCAAAAATATATTTTTCCGGATAAAGAGCTGATAGCTGGCCGCCAGGTTCTGATATACTGTCAATGATACGAACCGACTCCTCATACATCCCTGCCTGGAAAGCGGCAAAAAGGCCAGAGGGACCTGCACCGATGATTGTAATATCTTTTATTTCTTCCTCAGACATATTTTTTAATGGTAAAACCCATATCATCTATAATCCCGAATTCTATATACAGGATATGTCCATTCTCTTCCATTTCCCTGATTTCAACATAGGTTGCCTTATCCTTCGGCAATATATTACCAGCGGCGTCTGTAAAATAAAGATATGCAAAACTACCGCCATGAGGTGTAGCGCCATCATAGCGATATACCCCCTCTGACTCCTGAACAAGCACACATTGCCCACCTTCTGCAATAGCATCACAACCTATACATTGACAGTAAAATCCTTTATCCAAGCTTTGAATATTACATCTTGGGAAACGCATATATGATCTTTTCCTATACCTATAAGCGGAAATCTATCATTCTCCGGGACCTGATGCCGGTTCAGTACCCTTGAGCAGATACTACCTTCCGTGAAATCCGAACACGAAATGCGATCGCATCCAGGTAGAGAAAAATAATTCTCTACTCACCAAGGCTGTGCTTTCACCATTCGTCAATAACACGCTTGAGCCGTCCCACAACCCTGGAGACAGCACTCTTAGACAAAGGAGCGCCTCGAATGGTGTACATTCATTCTTCATAGGCGTGTCCCTCCTTGGTTTTGGCCCTCTCAAAGGTCTTTTTTTTGGTTACTAACAGGATACGCCTTTTTAATTTTCACAGCAAGAGGGACACTACCGGTAAGAATAACCCTGTTCTGATCATGAAAGTGCCGTTAACTATGTGCACTTGCTGCCTGGTGATGCCCTGTTGTTTGTGCAACTCCTCGTGGCATCGCATCAACTCATATAGCTATCCTCCTCAATTTACCACGAGCTGTTGAATAAGACTCACAGGTATCCTTCCGGCCTTCTCCTGCAAGACCGGTTCTTTATGCCCCTCATGCCATGCCAAATGCTCTGTGGTCTTTTCTGAGTGGGGCGGTTATTTAGACGCTTACTTTTCCAGTTGTAAATGATTCTTATTTAGATTAGCATTATTTTATTCGATTGTATGTTTAAGTTTTTTCACAATAAATATTGTTAACTGAAGAACGCTGTTTTGATAATTTTATACCATTAGTTTTTGAATCTTATTCTGCTAAAATTTTAATAATACGGAATTAAATATGAGAAAATTTTCTTTGTACTTACTTAAAGGTAGTTTGCCCCTTGTCAGTTTTATTGTGCTTGCTCATTCGGGGCTTGTATCTGCCGCATCGGATCTAACTTGGTCTGGTGATTTCCGAACAGGTTATTTTTCGAATAAAAAAGATGCGCGTGATGGTGTAAATAGCTCCAGAGATGAAGGCCGGGTGCGGCTACGTATTGGTGGTGAATATACAGCGAGCGAAAGCTGGAAATTTAAACTCAGAGCTGCCGGAAGAACTTTTCTGGAAAATAATCATCCAGACGCGGAGATAAAAATTTTCAGCGAAATCCCTTCGGGTGATGGTCTACGGGCGGGGGATGCAACACTAGATGAAATCAATGCCAGGTATATAAAAGATAATCTGGATGTGATATTTGGTCGTTTTCAAACCAAGATGGAATTAGATGGGGTAGCAAAAAAATCATTGGATCGAAATGATAGTCCAAATACGGATATTACCTGGACAGATGGTGTTTATGCCAAAATAAAAGTGGCGGGTGACTGGGCTCATCATTTTATCCTTCAATATAATTACTCAACGGGTGCAACCGAAGTCCGTCGTTCACCGCTTGATTTTTCTTCATCGGCAAGTCGTGCGAGCGCATTTTGGGCATTAGAAAATCGTAAAAAAGCAGGTGCTTTTGTACAGCGTGGAGTTGATATCACTTATTTACCAGATGCTTTATGCACTGATGGCGGTTCATGTAACCAACGTAAAGATTACATCACAATAGTTGGACGAGCAGCGATGGAATGGCCTTTAGGCACATCAGGCACAAAATTTATGTTGGGTACAGAAGCGGGGTATGCTGTAAATACCCAGACACGTGTTGCAGCAAATACTGGCACAAGTGGTGATGCAGATGGCCTTGCATGGCAACTGACATTTAACTTTATTGATATTGTACCTAAACATAGTTTAGGACTTGTCTACGCAAATGCCGGTGCAGGTTGGTTGATATCACCGGATATTCGCAACAATAACTCTTTAGTTGAATTGCGTTATAAATGGGCAGTTGATAAACGTAACAGCATAGAAGCACGTATCCGTCAGCGTCAGGATTTAGAAACACTCGTTGGTGAAACGCGTAAACAGGTTGATGATGATTTATATGTTCGCTATACGTGGAAGTTCTAAGCATAAGGACAAAAGCCGCCTTCGGGTGGCTTTTGTTTAAAATGGCTTAACTCTCGCAAGAATAATAATAGCGACTAATAGTAATATTGCCTCATGGTTCGATTCCTACAATTTCGAATTTATTAACATCAACAAGACCTTTGTCTGTTATCTTCAGTTCCGGGATTACCGGAAGTGCAAGAAACGAGAGCTTAATGAAAGGTGACAGAGGCATTACTCCAAGCCCCCGGGCAATAGCGAGAAGCCGTTCTTCTTCTTTCACAACATCCTCAAGAGATTTGTTCGATAACAAGCCGGCTATTGGTAACGGCATGCTCCCCAGCACCTCGTCTCCGGATGTTATTACGTGACCTCCCCCCAACCTGATTAATTCCTTCACTGCAGAATACATGTCGAAATTAAAAATAGTCGCTGACACTATTTATCCTCTTGGTTTACTCAATTTCATATGGCTGCATAACGACTGAATCCAGTGGATGGCGTTATTCGCCACTCGCTGGATTTGCTTGTTAACCCTCATATGGTTTTATTGCACGACAATTAGGAAACTTTGAACAACCCCAGAATTTTTGACCAACATTTGAGCCCTTCTTTGCAGTTCTTAAAACCATTTCACTGCCGCATTCTGGACAAATAACAGACGCCTTTGAAACAAGCAGCGAAGCTTTACGATCGCGCTGAACGTTTCTAATAAACTCCAACAGTTGAGAGCCTTCGACCATGTCAATGGGTTTGTTTGCTGCGAAATTCTTTGCTTCTTGAGTAAAGAAACCAGAAGTCATTAAAATTGACTTGTTTGCATTTTGAGAAATTTGAATGCCGTATAACTCGCGAACTTTATCAACACCTACCTTGATATTTCGCCACTGCTTACATTGAACAAGAATCAGTTCGCCATTCTTCTTCAATGTCAAATCAATGCCGCCATCAGGACCAGCACTGGTATTTTCATATACGGTATATCCTTGGCGCCGGTAAGCCTCCCCGACTAATTCCTCAAATTCCTTCCAGTTTAAATTACGAACGGTATCAATGGATTCCTGCTTATCCAAGAGTTTACGCTTCCGCCAAGAATTAATTACCGAAATAGGAGCAGGAATTAACAATAATAGTGCAATTATCGGAGCAATCAAGGGCGCGGCATTAGCCAGCCCTTTGAAAAGCATATATGTCATTTGTGACAGCCCCTTTTGCTGAATTTCTATTGAGGGTATGAAGTATTTGAGAATCAGATATGAAATGCCAGATAAC
This window of the Nitrospirota bacterium genome carries:
- a CDS encoding restriction endonuclease; translated protein: MAKKNESILDLLVLFPWWVSVALSGISYLILKYFIPSIEIQQKGLSQMTYMLFKGLANAAPLIAPIIALLLLIPAPISVINSWRKRKLLDKQESIDTVRNLNWKEFEELVGEAYRRQGYTVYENTSAGPDGGIDLTLKKNGELILVQCKQWRNIKVGVDKVRELYGIQISQNANKSILMTSGFFTQEAKNFAANKPIDMVEGSQLLEFIRNVQRDRKASLLVSKASVICPECGSEMVLRTAKKGSNVGQKFWGCSKFPNCRAIKPYEG